The following proteins are encoded in a genomic region of Candidatus Bathyarchaeota archaeon:
- a CDS encoding DUF362 domain-containing protein: MSLVSLVKINNVNQRLAYKQAIAEALDLIGYTFKGNIKTVVIKPNLCYYLECSTGQTTDPKFVADLIDLIREKTYPTIDISIIESDASAMRCKHVDRMLGYEQLAQEKNVKLINLSEEDATPATVSCNQKSYTFNVPKIIQNADLKIDIAKIKYTVDPVKLTCALKNIYGCNPYKKKYEYHTNLGNVIVALNKAMRFNLFLIDNNIASGVQPRRLGLTMASLDPVALDVACAQIAWLNPEKIPYFKTAEKEGVGSREFLAKGAPLEDFKALYPKKAFRSKFMGLVLKVILKVGLGKRMGLE, translated from the coding sequence TTGAGTTTAGTAAGCTTAGTAAAAATTAACAATGTAAACCAGCGTCTTGCATACAAACAAGCTATCGCTGAAGCATTAGACCTGATTGGTTACACTTTTAAAGGCAACATAAAAACAGTCGTGATTAAACCTAACCTGTGCTATTACCTTGAATGTTCAACGGGACAAACCACTGACCCCAAATTCGTAGCAGACTTAATAGACCTCATCAGAGAGAAAACATACCCCACAATAGACATCTCCATAATTGAATCCGATGCCTCCGCAATGCGCTGCAAACACGTGGACCGAATGCTGGGCTATGAGCAACTTGCCCAAGAAAAAAACGTAAAACTCATAAACCTCTCCGAAGAAGACGCCACGCCAGCCACAGTTTCTTGCAACCAAAAAAGCTATACTTTTAATGTTCCAAAAATAATCCAAAACGCCGACCTAAAAATTGACATTGCAAAAATCAAGTACACCGTTGACCCTGTTAAGCTGACCTGTGCACTCAAAAACATCTACGGCTGCAATCCATACAAGAAAAAATATGAATACCACACTAACCTAGGCAACGTGATTGTAGCTTTAAACAAAGCTATGCGTTTTAACCTCTTCCTCATTGACAATAACATCGCTTCAGGCGTTCAACCAAGACGACTGGGACTCACCATGGCAAGCCTTGACCCAGTAGCGTTAGATGTTGCTTGCGCCCAAATCGCCTGGTTAAACCCCGAAAAAATTCCCTATTTTAAAACTGCAGAAAAAGAGGGTGTGGGTTCTAGAGAATTTTTGGCTAAAGGCGCGCCGCTGGAGGATTTCAAAGCGTTGTATCCTAAAAAAGCCTTCCGAAGCAAATTCATGGGCTTGGTGCTTAAGGTGATTCTTAAGGTTGGGCTTGGAAAAAGAATGGGGCTTGAATAA
- a CDS encoding Gfo/Idh/MocA family oxidoreductase: MTVKLGIIGLGFIGQTHLKHSLKLQDAQVIAAADVSTKALQNAKNMGVKKTFNNYVDLLKDPEVDAVLISLPTHLHLKCAIDTAEAHKNIFLEKPIAVSVNQARQIINAANQNSVKLMVGYPLRFNKTFLNLKSQLENGLIGDVENAHATYVSSGPFFHRAVGYSPVPVPEWWFNAAESGGGVLMDLGCHLINLLRWMLGEVVDVKGYFGHRLNLDFEDSALCLAKFNCGAVAMINVGWFSQEYALKLNMLGTVRNVFTEHMPPSSISGAYQMFTKGISSFLQPHLDELQYFVDCLKNNQSPSPSGEDALLDLEVISKAYKNRIQLE; the protein is encoded by the coding sequence TTGACTGTTAAACTGGGTATAATTGGACTGGGCTTTATTGGACAAACACATCTAAAACATAGCTTAAAACTACAAGACGCACAAGTTATCGCGGCTGCAGATGTGTCAACAAAAGCCTTACAGAACGCCAAAAACATGGGCGTGAAAAAAACATTCAACAATTACGTTGACTTGCTAAAAGACCCCGAAGTTGATGCCGTGCTGATTTCCCTACCAACACATCTTCACTTAAAATGCGCCATAGACACTGCTGAAGCACACAAGAATATTTTTCTTGAAAAACCCATCGCGGTATCTGTGAATCAAGCCAGACAAATCATCAACGCCGCAAACCAAAACTCGGTCAAACTGATGGTTGGTTATCCCTTGCGGTTCAACAAAACATTTCTTAACCTAAAAAGCCAGTTGGAAAACGGGTTAATCGGCGATGTGGAAAACGCGCATGCAACCTATGTTAGTTCAGGCCCCTTCTTTCATCGGGCTGTAGGTTACTCGCCTGTTCCTGTCCCTGAATGGTGGTTTAACGCTGCAGAATCCGGAGGCGGAGTGCTCATGGATTTAGGTTGTCATCTCATCAACCTTTTGCGGTGGATGCTTGGCGAAGTAGTGGATGTTAAGGGCTACTTTGGGCATCGTTTGAACTTGGATTTTGAGGATTCCGCGTTGTGTCTTGCCAAGTTTAATTGTGGTGCGGTGGCTATGATTAATGTGGGCTGGTTTTCACAAGAGTACGCTCTTAAACTGAACATGCTTGGAACTGTTCGCAACGTTTTCACTGAGCACATGCCGCCCAGCTCAATATCTGGTGCATATCAAATGTTTACTAAAGGCATATCCAGTTTTCTTCAACCGCATTTAGATGAACTGCAATATTTTGTTGATTGTCTAAAAAATAATCAGTCGCCATCGCCGTCTGGAGAGGACGCTTTATTGGATTTAGAGGTTATATCCAAAGCCTATAAAAACAGGATACAGTTAGAGTAA